Proteins encoded together in one Bacillota bacterium window:
- a CDS encoding ABC transporter ATP-binding protein/permease, translating into MKSKLKVFKDIVDVIKISNKSDKLYFPLIILKSLVTASFPFVGLIYSALILDGFIDGLEKSSIMSLVYQMIIISALLLISRTILNFFCEQKTNLISLKLNSEISRKTLNLDFEQLESQEIKDKISRANQGVLFSGGIGTFINILGSSIENIISFIYSLTLIVALFISVDLNNPDTITKIFNSPLIGVGIIILIIISMLLNFKIIKKINKLHYDIYEENITVNRLFLYLRDSSMDYKISKDVRLFHIDALLANKIQDTCFRFGKSYGNIAVKAGRMTAQGGVLNNIVLYTAYAVIGIKALLGLISVGNVLLLVSAVTAFSTAIVQIVGNVSSASTQTKYLALYKQYLDTTTKLYKGTLPIEKRDDGNYEFEFKNVTFHYPNNDDIILNNVSWKLETGKKLAIVGPNGAGKTTFIKLLCRLYDPTEGEILLNGIDIKKYDHKEYIDLMSVVFQDFKLFSTTIKENIKCGLDGNNEQITQYLYQAGLRERIDNLPNGMDTYLYSNYGEQGVEISGGEAQKIAIARALYKDSPFVILDEPTSALDPISEYEIYTKFDTLVENKTAIYISHRMSSCKFCDTIIVFDKGEIIQSGTHDQLLSSNEGLYFNMWSAQAKYYVD; encoded by the coding sequence ATGAAATCGAAACTCAAAGTATTTAAGGACATTGTTGATGTCATAAAAATATCAAACAAATCTGATAAATTATATTTTCCGCTTATTATTCTCAAATCTTTGGTCACAGCATCATTTCCTTTTGTTGGATTAATCTATAGCGCCCTAATTCTTGATGGATTCATTGATGGATTAGAAAAATCATCGATCATGTCTCTTGTTTATCAAATGATTATAATAAGCGCTCTACTCTTAATATCTAGAACAATTTTAAATTTCTTTTGTGAACAAAAAACAAATCTTATTAGTCTAAAGTTAAATAGTGAAATTTCAAGAAAGACGTTAAACTTGGATTTCGAACAATTAGAGTCGCAAGAAATTAAAGATAAAATCTCAAGAGCAAATCAAGGTGTATTATTTTCAGGAGGAATCGGAACATTTATAAATATATTAGGATCATCAATTGAGAATATCATATCCTTTATATATTCACTTACTTTAATTGTAGCTTTATTTATCAGTGTAGATTTAAATAATCCGGATACTATCACAAAAATATTTAATAGTCCACTCATAGGGGTGGGGATAATAATATTAATTATTATTTCAATGTTGCTGAATTTTAAAATTATCAAAAAAATTAATAAGTTACACTATGATATATACGAAGAGAACATTACTGTAAATCGGTTATTTCTATATTTACGTGATTCCTCAATGGATTATAAGATAAGTAAAGATGTTAGATTGTTTCATATAGATGCATTACTAGCTAATAAAATCCAGGATACATGTTTTAGATTTGGTAAATCCTATGGGAACATCGCAGTAAAAGCTGGAAGAATGACTGCACAAGGTGGAGTATTGAATAATATTGTATTATATACGGCATATGCAGTCATAGGAATTAAAGCATTATTAGGACTCATATCTGTAGGAAATGTTTTGTTGCTTGTTAGTGCAGTAACGGCATTTAGTACTGCAATAGTTCAAATTGTTGGTAATGTCTCTTCTGCATCAACACAAACGAAGTACTTAGCTCTTTATAAACAATACTTAGATACAACGACAAAGTTGTATAAAGGAACATTGCCAATTGAAAAACGTGACGATGGGAATTATGAATTTGAATTTAAAAATGTTACATTTCATTATCCGAATAATGACGATATCATATTAAACAATGTTTCATGGAAACTTGAAACGGGGAAAAAATTAGCTATTGTTGGACCGAATGGAGCCGGAAAAACAACCTTTATAAAATTATTATGTAGGTTATACGATCCAACAGAAGGAGAAATCTTACTAAATGGAATTGATATTAAAAAGTATGACCATAAAGAATATATCGACTTGATGTCTGTTGTCTTCCAAGATTTCAAATTATTCTCAACAACCATAAAAGAAAATATCAAATGTGGACTAGATGGAAACAATGAACAAATTACCCAATATTTATACCAAGCTGGGTTGCGTGAACGTATAGATAATTTACCGAATGGTATGGATACATACTTATACTCAAACTATGGTGAACAAGGTGTGGAAATTTCTGGTGGAGAAGCACAAAAAATAGCGATTGCCAGAGCATTATATAAAGATTCACCTTTCGTAATACTTGATGAACCAACTTCAGCATTAGATCCAATCTCAGAATATGAGATCTATACAAAGTTTGACACATTGGTTGAAAATAAAACAGCAATCTATATCTCCCACAGAATGTCTTCTTGTAAATTTTGTGACACAATAATCGTTTTTGACAAAGGTGAAATTATTCAGTCAGGAACTCATGATCAATTATTAAGTAGCAATGAAGGTCTCTATTTTAATATGTGGTCTGCACAAGCAAAATACTATGTAGACTAA
- a CDS encoding GHKL domain-containing protein has protein sequence MIGSFIALITVIGFFVLKSFLPLSKNLVTILVIDTLIIFFLLRIDHKVTVIFLILHIISIGLLLFLSYQYPDTSIYFSFLISTIFLLAENNQIFMRKSYEEAATEYQNKILDKQVEEVQNIYVTMRSWRHDYHNHLQKLKAHIMMGQIQEANQYLNELEIDLDNVNQMVESGNINLDAILNSKLSLANKNNIEINYKAIVPKKLTISDIDLCVLIGNLIDNAVEACQKITDKSPKFIRLYIGIFKQQLYISVTNSTSEMIRKLDDEYISTKRGNHGHGLKRINNIVDKYGGYINRQNEPKVFVSEVLLPL, from the coding sequence ATGATAGGATCTTTTATCGCTTTGATTACAGTGATAGGTTTTTTTGTTTTGAAAAGTTTCTTGCCACTATCTAAAAATCTAGTGACAATTCTTGTGATTGATACACTAATCATTTTTTTCTTGTTGCGAATCGATCATAAAGTCACAGTAATTTTTCTAATTCTTCATATCATATCAATTGGGTTACTCTTATTTCTTAGTTATCAATATCCAGACACTTCGATCTACTTTAGTTTTCTGATTTCAACGATTTTTTTATTAGCAGAAAACAATCAGATTTTTATGAGAAAATCATATGAGGAAGCCGCAACAGAATACCAAAATAAAATCTTAGATAAACAAGTAGAAGAAGTTCAAAACATATATGTTACGATGCGAAGTTGGAGACACGATTATCATAATCACCTTCAAAAACTAAAAGCTCATATTATGATGGGTCAAATACAAGAAGCAAATCAATATCTAAATGAATTGGAAATTGATTTAGATAACGTAAACCAAATGGTTGAATCTGGGAATATTAATCTTGATGCAATTCTTAATTCTAAACTATCCTTGGCAAACAAAAACAATATTGAAATTAACTACAAAGCAATCGTTCCAAAGAAACTCACGATTTCCGATATTGATTTATGTGTATTAATCGGAAATCTTATAGACAATGCAGTAGAAGCTTGTCAAAAGATTACAGATAAAAGTCCAAAATTCATTAGACTCTATATTGGAATATTTAAACAGCAACTTTATATTTCTGTCACGAATTCAACAAGCGAAATGATCAGGAAATTAGATGATGAATATATCTCAACAAAACGAGGCAATCACGGACATGGCTTGAAAAGAATCAATAATATTGTTGATAAATATGGTGGATATATCAATCGCCAAAATGAACCAAAGGTATTTGTTTCAGAAGTGTTATTACCATTATAA
- a CDS encoding ABC transporter ATP-binding protein/permease, which produces MKHSLLGNMSYVYSESIKKYPKVKWFLLVNFFTELLVPFLTIVITTILVYSLTNNIVVGDYVLIILCIIIATYLLETLRFWSLTRYTFENTFARVSTFTLRLSEHQLKTDYINVETKDRRNIISKAYEAINSNYFGIEMLLRQTPLLFINAVGIIVYGVLIALYVPIVLLILVFMTIINYLLTKRANLHLSKMNTKLNDEFREKYYLSKDSTNPNYGKDIRIYKIGEWFDKLFVRLTKSRRMITEDIEKKFFFANVSNTIFLFIRDFAGYILLLGLVVNHEISLTTFTFFIGIVTGFSMWLNGFTRALNELRSSNIKVNDYRDCITVENEYDKIGKIRISDLKLPLSIEFENVTFSYPNSDTPVIDNLSFKINPEEKVALVGNNGAGKTTIIKLLCGLYRPDSGVIRVGGYDIKDFNIAEYMSLLSVVFQDSEPLSFTIENNITCKDSEEVDSEKLWDAIEKAGLKEKITSLEKKEKTNITQMFDKSGVRLSGGETQKMMLARSLYKKAPLLILDEPTAALDPIAEEEMYLKYKELVKNTTSIFISHRLSSTKFCDWILLLDHGKIIEKGTHQELMNLSKEYKSIFDTQAQYYKDGGNCEDN; this is translated from the coding sequence ATGAAACATTCTTTACTAGGAAATATGAGTTATGTTTATAGCGAATCAATTAAAAAATACCCTAAGGTAAAATGGTTTTTACTAGTAAATTTTTTTACTGAGCTTTTAGTTCCATTCTTAACGATTGTCATAACAACTATTTTAGTTTATTCATTAACTAATAATATTGTTGTCGGAGATTATGTGCTAATTATATTGTGTATCATTATTGCAACATATCTTTTAGAAACATTGAGGTTTTGGTCTTTAACAAGATATACGTTTGAGAATACTTTTGCTAGAGTATCTACTTTTACGCTTAGATTATCTGAACATCAATTAAAGACGGACTATATTAATGTTGAAACGAAAGACAGAAGAAATATCATATCAAAAGCGTATGAAGCTATTAATAGTAACTATTTTGGTATCGAGATGTTACTAAGACAAACTCCTTTGTTATTTATCAATGCTGTTGGAATCATCGTTTATGGAGTATTAATTGCTTTGTATGTTCCAATTGTGCTTTTGATACTTGTATTCATGACGATTATTAACTATTTATTAACAAAAAGGGCTAATCTACATTTAAGCAAAATGAACACAAAGTTAAATGATGAATTTAGAGAAAAATATTATCTATCAAAGGATTCAACGAATCCAAATTATGGTAAAGATATTCGAATATACAAGATTGGTGAATGGTTTGATAAACTGTTTGTCCGGTTAACAAAGAGCAGAAGAATGATTACAGAAGATATTGAAAAAAAGTTCTTTTTTGCAAATGTATCAAATACAATCTTTTTATTCATAAGAGATTTTGCTGGTTACATACTGCTACTTGGATTAGTAGTGAATCATGAAATAAGTCTTACTACTTTCACTTTCTTTATCGGTATTGTTACTGGTTTTTCTATGTGGTTAAATGGATTCACAAGAGCATTGAATGAATTAAGAAGTAGTAATATCAAAGTGAATGATTATCGAGACTGTATTACTGTTGAAAATGAATATGACAAAATAGGAAAAATAAGGATTAGTGACCTTAAGTTGCCTTTATCGATTGAATTTGAAAATGTTACGTTTTCTTATCCAAATTCTGACACTCCAGTGATTGATAATTTGTCTTTTAAAATAAATCCGGAAGAAAAAGTGGCTTTAGTAGGCAATAATGGAGCGGGTAAAACTACGATAATTAAACTATTATGTGGTTTATACCGACCCGATAGTGGAGTGATACGAGTGGGGGGATATGACATTAAAGACTTTAATATTGCAGAGTACATGTCTTTATTATCCGTTGTTTTTCAAGATTCAGAGCCATTATCTTTTACAATTGAGAATAACATTACTTGTAAGGACAGTGAAGAAGTAGATAGTGAAAAACTGTGGGATGCAATCGAAAAAGCTGGTTTAAAAGAAAAAATTACATCACTTGAAAAGAAAGAAAAAACAAATATTACACAGATGTTTGATAAATCAGGAGTTAGATTAAGTGGTGGTGAAACACAAAAAATGATGTTAGCGAGATCCTTATATAAGAAAGCACCACTCTTAATACTGGATGAGCCTACAGCTGCTTTAGATCCTATTGCAGAAGAAGAAATGTATCTTAAATACAAGGAACTTGTTAAAAATACCACGTCAATCTTCATTTCTCATCGTTTATCTTCGACAAAATTCTGTGATTGGATTCTATTGCTTGATCATGGGAAAATCATTGAAAAAGGTACTCATCAAGAATTAATGAATTTATCGAAAGAATACAAAAGTATTTTTGACACTCAAGCACAATACTATAAGGACGGTGGGAATTGTGAAGACAATTAG
- a CDS encoding ABC transporter ATP-binding protein/permease has translation MKSNNIFKNAIYVYSQANKFNKKYKYRLVFNLLLKLLIPIFATFIPTVVVYLIINQYEISSFALIVGLIVLAYAIVHYAYSYFSHILFFDKVFIRMNAFFEILSNKAMGTGYENIEFEKGREKLMKAVGSIEANSVGVELLLQVFPVFITSIVGILLYSSYVLTINFTIVLVLIGMAIMNLLLNAYARNYEKRTQNELNIYRTKLKYYQDEANKLSNAKDIRIYKLEEWFYKGIKLFTKKFSSTTIKQKLRYSFANLSDSIFSIIRNLIAYTILVTMVIEGTINVAEFTFMIGIVIGFSVWLNQLSESYGRLKEASIRIDSFRDYMNMDDCINLNEGEDVKPLLNKKLSIEFKDVSFTYPNAEKPTIDNLNLRIEPGEKIALVGVNGAGKTTLVKLLTGLYNPTKGEILINGLPIDSFNRYEYYNLFGVIFQDINTLPFTIAQNISGRIEEDTDYEKVRIALKQSGLAEKVASLQKKEYTNLTQVVDDKGIMLSGGELQKLMLARALYKDSPILVLDEPTAALDPLAEQSLYLKYNSLTKNKTSLFISHRLASTQFCNKIIYLEDGAILETGSHKELMKKNGKYFEMFEIQSQYYKENKKEEFEDEIETQSI, from the coding sequence ATGAAAAGTAATAACATTTTTAAAAATGCAATCTATGTGTATTCACAAGCAAATAAATTTAATAAAAAATATAAATACAGATTAGTATTTAATCTTTTACTTAAATTATTGATTCCGATTTTCGCAACATTCATTCCTACAGTAGTTGTTTATTTGATTATTAATCAATATGAAATTAGCAGTTTTGCCTTAATTGTTGGGCTTATTGTACTGGCTTATGCCATTGTTCACTATGCATATTCATACTTTTCTCACATCCTATTTTTTGATAAGGTATTCATTAGAATGAATGCTTTTTTCGAGATATTAAGTAATAAAGCTATGGGTACTGGATATGAAAACATTGAATTTGAAAAAGGCCGTGAGAAATTAATGAAAGCGGTAGGTTCCATAGAAGCGAACAGTGTAGGGGTTGAACTTTTATTACAAGTTTTTCCTGTTTTCATTACAAGTATTGTGGGTATATTATTGTATAGTTCATATGTTTTAACAATTAATTTTACAATAGTATTAGTGTTGATCGGTATGGCTATCATGAATTTATTATTAAATGCCTATGCACGTAATTATGAAAAACGAACGCAAAATGAGCTTAACATCTATCGAACGAAACTGAAATATTATCAAGATGAAGCAAATAAATTATCTAACGCAAAAGATATTAGAATTTATAAACTTGAGGAATGGTTCTATAAAGGAATCAAATTATTTACAAAAAAATTCTCCTCTACAACAATAAAACAAAAACTTCGTTATTCTTTTGCTAATTTATCTGATTCCATATTTTCTATCATTAGAAACTTGATTGCATATACAATATTAGTAACAATGGTAATAGAAGGCACGATTAATGTGGCTGAATTCACTTTTATGATTGGGATTGTAATTGGATTCTCTGTTTGGTTAAATCAACTGTCTGAAAGTTACGGCAGATTAAAAGAAGCAAGCATTAGAATAGACAGTTTCAGAGATTATATGAATATGGATGATTGCATTAATTTGAATGAAGGAGAAGATGTTAAACCATTATTAAATAAAAAACTATCAATTGAATTTAAAGATGTTTCATTTACTTATCCAAACGCTGAAAAACCAACCATTGACAACCTTAACCTTAGAATTGAACCAGGAGAAAAGATTGCGCTCGTAGGTGTAAACGGAGCTGGTAAAACAACACTTGTAAAACTATTAACTGGTTTATATAATCCAACTAAAGGAGAGATACTAATCAATGGCCTTCCGATTGATTCGTTTAATAGGTATGAATACTACAATTTATTTGGGGTTATATTCCAAGATATTAATACATTGCCATTTACAATTGCTCAAAATATATCAGGAAGAATAGAAGAAGATACAGATTATGAAAAAGTTAGGATTGCATTAAAACAATCTGGATTAGCAGAAAAAGTAGCATCACTCCAAAAGAAAGAATATACTAATTTGACACAAGTAGTTGATGATAAAGGAATCATGTTGTCGGGCGGGGAATTACAGAAGTTAATGTTAGCAAGGGCGTTATACAAAGATTCACCAATTCTAGTCTTAGATGAACCTACCGCAGCACTCGATCCACTGGCAGAACAATCACTATACTTAAAATACAATTCACTAACAAAGAATAAAACTTCGCTATTTATTTCACATAGACTAGCATCTACTCAATTTTGTAATAAAATTATATATTTAGAAGATGGAGCCATTTTGGAAACAGGAAGTCATAAAGAGTTGATGAAAAAGAACGGGAAATACTTCGAGATGTTTGAAATTCAAAGTCAGTATTACAAAGAAAATAAGAAGGAGGAATTTGAAGATGAAATCGAAACTCAAAGTATTTAA
- a CDS encoding ABC transporter ATP-binding protein/permease, with translation MKTISLKDNLKKSINVLKVIKSSSKGFFYVFILQAIVLSIFPYVAIFFTYLIIDGIVEALPKDELLIYVYLMIGVNLFLGILGNILDYYNRVYSVELTYNLDSKIANKTFELDYALVEDNETMKMIEMAEEGCNGNGGPKYYCEYVLSGILSSILSVIYGGVLLLGLLTVKQTTNTSIVVQVLNSPWSIVVILLALIIPTAISKHVMNKNNEKSYDIMMFNIEGNRKLGYFGQICSNYKYGKDIRLYQLQDMFLKKMKEVRDSADIRWREFSIFKSKMMAISISSNKVLSLIAYLFVGLKAMYGLISVGNVVAYVAAIILLSQAITTIVERYSKLHLFNNYLENYFTYLNLKSRKEYGMIDKIDTDKLSITFSDVSFKYPNTNDYVLKHINLKIDSGTKLAIVGLNGAGKTTLVKLLCRLYEPTEGEILINDIPIQSYNKEVCYKLFSVVFQDFKLFSYSIKDNISSGLDGDVNKVKETLEKTGMMDRVNKMHKQIDTEIYQRSKEDGVEISGGEAQKIAISRALYKDSPIVILDEPTAALDPKSEAEVYEKFNELVKNKTALFISHRMSSCKFCDEVIVMDQGEIIEQGHHNILIQNSGLYSKMWKAQAKYYLQ, from the coding sequence GTGAAGACAATTAGTTTAAAAGATAATTTGAAGAAAAGTATCAATGTTTTAAAAGTAATTAAGTCTTCATCAAAAGGATTCTTTTACGTGTTTATTCTTCAAGCAATTGTCTTATCGATATTTCCTTATGTGGCAATATTCTTTACGTATTTAATCATTGATGGAATTGTTGAGGCATTACCTAAAGATGAATTACTAATATATGTCTATTTGATGATTGGAGTCAATCTTTTCCTTGGTATTTTAGGAAACATTTTAGATTATTATAATCGAGTGTATTCTGTGGAATTGACTTACAACTTAGATAGCAAAATAGCAAATAAAACATTTGAGTTGGATTATGCCTTAGTAGAAGACAATGAAACAATGAAAATGATTGAAATGGCAGAAGAAGGATGTAATGGTAATGGAGGGCCTAAATACTACTGTGAGTATGTCTTAAGTGGAATTTTATCGTCCATTCTAAGTGTTATATATGGAGGCGTATTATTGCTAGGACTTTTAACGGTTAAACAAACAACAAATACCTCAATTGTCGTACAAGTTTTAAACAGTCCTTGGAGTATTGTTGTCATCTTATTGGCTTTAATCATTCCAACCGCAATATCAAAACACGTAATGAATAAAAACAATGAAAAATCATATGACATCATGATGTTTAATATAGAAGGGAATCGTAAGCTTGGTTATTTCGGTCAAATTTGTTCTAACTATAAATATGGAAAAGATATAAGGCTTTATCAATTACAAGATATGTTTTTAAAAAAAATGAAAGAAGTAAGAGATAGTGCAGATATTAGATGGAGAGAATTCTCTATATTTAAATCAAAAATGATGGCAATTTCAATTTCAAGTAATAAAGTCTTATCATTAATTGCCTATTTATTTGTTGGACTTAAAGCGATGTATGGGTTGATCAGTGTAGGTAATGTAGTTGCATATGTTGCTGCAATCATTCTTTTATCACAAGCAATAACGACGATTGTTGAACGATATTCAAAATTGCATCTATTCAATAATTATTTAGAAAACTATTTTACATACTTAAATTTAAAATCAAGAAAAGAATATGGAATGATTGACAAGATTGATACGGACAAACTGTCAATTACATTTTCAGATGTATCATTTAAATATCCTAATACAAACGATTATGTTCTTAAACACATTAATCTCAAAATAGATTCTGGAACCAAACTAGCAATTGTTGGATTAAACGGCGCCGGGAAAACAACACTTGTCAAACTACTATGTAGACTCTATGAACCTACTGAAGGAGAAATACTTATAAACGATATACCGATTCAATCTTACAATAAAGAAGTCTGTTACAAACTATTCTCAGTTGTTTTTCAAGACTTTAAATTATTTTCATATAGTATTAAGGATAATATTTCATCTGGACTTGATGGGGATGTAAATAAAGTAAAAGAAACGCTTGAAAAAACAGGAATGATGGATAGAGTAAACAAAATGCACAAACAGATTGATACGGAAATCTATCAGAGGTCTAAAGAAGATGGTGTTGAAATTTCGGGAGGTGAAGCCCAAAAAATTGCTATATCAAGAGCTTTATACAAAGATTCACCTATTGTTATACTAGATGAACCTACAGCGGCTTTAGATCCAAAATCAGAAGCAGAGGTTTATGAAAAATTCAATGAACTTGTTAAAAATAAAACAGCCTTATTTATCTCTCATCGAATGAGTAGTTGTAAATTTTGTGATGAAGTAATCGTGATGGATCAAGGAGAAATTATTGAACAAGGACATCATAATATTTTGATTCAAAATAGTGGATTATATTCTAAAATGTGGAAAGCTCAAGCAAAATATTATTTACAATAA
- a CDS encoding C-GCAxxG-C-C family protein, giving the protein MDTLIKKYRNKDLYSLNCSESIVFAANEYYNLRLSENGLRMASGFGGGIFEKHLCGIVSGAVCVLGILFKGKTFDNKNLLEISINEFKEEFRKNYDNLECNYLLEHYRVEEQGCNLIIFKSADILKRVIDKYINNTI; this is encoded by the coding sequence ATGGATACTTTAATTAAAAAATATCGCAACAAAGATTTATACAGCTTAAACTGCTCTGAATCAATCGTTTTCGCTGCAAATGAATACTATAACTTAAGATTATCAGAAAACGGATTAAGAATGGCATCAGGATTTGGTGGCGGAATATTTGAAAAACACTTATGTGGTATCGTCAGTGGAGCAGTTTGTGTGCTCGGAATATTGTTTAAAGGAAAAACGTTTGATAACAAGAACCTGCTTGAAATAAGTATTAATGAGTTTAAAGAAGAGTTTAGAAAAAACTATGACAATTTAGAATGTAATTACTTGTTAGAACATTATCGCGTAGAAGAACAAGGATGCAATTTAATAATCTTTAAATCTGCAGATATATTGAAAAGAGTTATTGATAAATATATCAACAATACTATATGA
- a CDS encoding NUDIX domain-containing protein translates to MMYCSLCGKKLELKNIHNEGEIPFCKECHKLYFPRIDIAIIAILTNDKSEVCLTNQNKEGKYKVLIAGFVKPNETLEECVIREIKEEVGIDVLSCSYLNSYHYDTNNVLMVGFHAKTSQSDFLIDKEEIDNAAWYDLHDVIGRIREGSIADLLYKQFYQSKAKIEL, encoded by the coding sequence ATGATGTATTGTAGCCTTTGTGGAAAGAAATTAGAATTAAAAAACATTCATAATGAAGGGGAAATTCCTTTTTGTAAAGAGTGTCATAAACTCTATTTTCCAAGAATTGATATTGCCATAATAGCAATCTTAACAAATGATAAAAGCGAAGTTTGCTTAACAAATCAAAATAAAGAAGGAAAATACAAAGTGTTAATAGCTGGGTTTGTAAAACCAAATGAAACACTAGAAGAGTGTGTAATAAGAGAAATTAAAGAAGAAGTAGGAATTGATGTATTGTCTTGTAGTTATTTGAATAGTTACCATTATGATACAAACAATGTATTGATGGTTGGATTTCATGCCAAAACTAGTCAAAGTGATTTTTTAATTGATAAAGAAGAAATAGATAATGCAGCTTGGTATGATTTGCATGATGTAATAGGAAGAATTAGAGAAGGATCCATTGCAGATTTATTATATAAACAGTTTTATCAATCAAAGGCAAAAATTGAACTATAA
- a CDS encoding nucleoside deaminase, which yields MNYFNNLEKPYQIAFELAWQSFNENIFPIGAVIVDKEGNVISSGRNLVQDNKNLSILSETNMAHAEMIAMSHLKKSQHKNIREYKLYSTMEPCPMCFGTIVMMNIMNINYACKDEYCGAVTLKDSIPYIKQRNMKFNHTGGYEEVFQLVIQTLFECINYSKDSVVLQSLRNTNEAAISLAIHLFESEFLTNFQQNASVSYIYNEVIKKYIEFS from the coding sequence ATGAACTATTTTAACAATTTGGAAAAACCATATCAAATAGCTTTTGAACTTGCATGGCAGTCATTTAATGAAAATATATTTCCAATTGGTGCAGTCATTGTTGATAAAGAAGGTAACGTGATTTCTTCTGGAAGGAATTTAGTTCAAGATAATAAAAACTTGTCCATACTATCAGAGACAAATATGGCACACGCTGAAATGATCGCCATGTCTCACTTGAAGAAATCCCAGCACAAGAATATTAGAGAATATAAGTTATATTCGACAATGGAGCCCTGTCCTATGTGTTTTGGAACAATCGTCATGATGAATATTATGAATATTAACTATGCTTGTAAAGACGAGTATTGTGGTGCAGTAACGTTAAAAGACTCTATACCATATATTAAACAAAGAAATATGAAATTCAACCATACTGGTGGATACGAAGAAGTATTTCAATTAGTTATTCAAACGTTGTTTGAGTGTATAAACTATTCAAAAGATAGTGTTGTATTACAATCATTAAGAAATACAAATGAAGCAGCAATATCTTTAGCTATACATTTGTTTGAATCTGAATTTCTTACTAATTTTCAACAAAACGCATCCGTCTCTTATATTTATAACGAAGTAATAAAAAAATACATTGAATTTTCCTAG
- a CDS encoding LytTR family DNA-binding domain-containing protein, producing the protein MRICLVDDDSIQLEYLNVLIGKWSSKHNVHTELSFYLSAEEMLFENNATYPFDMIILDIQMGKINGIELAKKIRQTDQNVIIAFISGMADYVFEGYEVQAFRYILKPVKENKIYELLDYANTYKEKEHKYLIISVSGEMKKIKYDDIIYFESMGHYVVFHLENLEYDYKYNISELCLELSESEFIRTHRSYVVNVKYIEKITKNECQLINHITVPLSRQSYKAVNEKFINYYKGKGV; encoded by the coding sequence ATGCGTATATGCTTAGTCGATGATGACTCAATACAACTTGAATATTTAAATGTGCTAATAGGCAAGTGGTCTAGTAAACATAATGTCCACACAGAACTGAGTTTTTATCTCAGTGCGGAAGAAATGTTGTTTGAAAATAATGCAACATATCCTTTTGATATGATTATTTTAGATATTCAAATGGGTAAAATCAATGGAATTGAACTTGCAAAAAAAATTAGACAAACCGATCAAAATGTAATAATCGCTTTCATATCGGGAATGGCTGATTATGTATTTGAAGGTTATGAAGTTCAAGCTTTTAGGTATATATTAAAACCAGTTAAAGAGAATAAAATCTATGAACTATTAGATTATGCGAACACATATAAAGAGAAAGAACATAAATATTTAATTATATCCGTATCTGGAGAAATGAAAAAAATCAAGTATGATGATATTATCTATTTTGAATCAATGGGACACTATGTTGTATTTCATTTAGAAAACTTAGAATATGATTATAAATATAATATAAGCGAATTATGCCTTGAGTTATCTGAATCTGAATTTATAAGAACGCATCGATCTTATGTTGTGAATGTAAAATATATTGAAAAGATTACAAAGAATGAATGTCAACTCATCAATCATATAACAGTGCCTTTAAGCAGGCAATCCTATAAAGCAGTAAATGAGAAATTCATAAACTATTATAAAGGAAAAGGTGTGTAA